In the Pongo abelii isolate AG06213 chromosome 9, NHGRI_mPonAbe1-v2.0_pri, whole genome shotgun sequence genome, aaaagaggagatgCAGACACTGATGCAGTCGTGGGATGAGTGAACAATGAGGAGTGTGAGCCCGAGCTCAAGGTTGTGGAGTGCACGGGGGCGGACACGACAGAGGAAGATGTGCCAGCAGAAGAAGATGAAGTCTGGGGAGAGGAGTGGGAGGAGGGCAcataagaagaaacagaagagggAGCAGAAGGACTGGGAGAAAATGAGGAGGACAGCTGATTAGTTGTGGAAACAGGAGTGGTTGCAGAACTCAAGTGGGGGAGTTGTGTGGTGATAGGTGATGACGGTGGCCTTGAGCTAGAGTTCTGAGGCAGCCAAGACGAGGAGGATATGAAGGAAGAAGAGGCCATAGCTGTGTTGAATGAGCTGTGGGTTTGGCTGGTCCCACTGGTGGTTGGCGTCATTGGTGGGGCTGTGTGGGTGGACCCTGTGGCCTTGAGCGTTGTCGGTGGAGGAACGGTACCTGTTGGCGTTGAGTGGATGGAGGCAGAAGTGGACATCTGTGCGTGGGTACGGGTGATGACTGTGTGAGTACTTGGAGTcaccaaggaggtggagaaaggTGGAAGGTGAGTGGGAAGTGTGGTCTGAGGGTGTGATAGGGTTGGATAGGTCGGGGTGGTCTGGAAGGATGTTGCAGTGACAGGACCTGTGTAAGAGATGGGACTGCTCCCTGTAGGTGGGGAGTGTGTGGTGAAGGGTGTGGGTAGCCTGCTGCTGGTAGCCAAGGTGGTGTGGGCCACGGGTGTTCCTGTTCCTGTACTGGTGGGatgggtggtgatggtggtggtagaagTTGGGGTGACTTCAGGATGGTGTGTGGAGGAAGTGTGTGAATGTAAGGATGTAGAGGTTTTGGCCGTGCTGAATGAGCTCGGGGCTTGGCTGGTCCCACTGGTGGTCTGCGTCATTGGTGGGGCTGTATGGGTGGATGCTGTGGCCTTGAGCGTTGTCGGTGGAGGAATGGTACCTGTTGGCGTTGAGTGGGTGGAGGCAGAAGTGGACATCTGTGCGTGGCTACGGGTGATGACTGTGTGAGTAGTTGGAGTCACCAAGGAGGTGAAGAAAGATGGAATGTGAGTGGGAAGTGTGGTCTGAAGGTGTGATGGGGTTGGATAGGTCGTGGTGGTCTGGAAGGATGTTGCAGTGACAGGACCTGTGGAAGAGATGGGACTGCTCCCTGTAGGTGGGGAGTGTGTGGTGAAGGGTGTGGGTAGCCTGCTGCTGGTGGCCGAGGTGGTGTGGGCCACGGGGGTTCTGGTGGCTGTACTGGTGGGTTTGGGTATGATGTTGGTGGTAGAAGTTGGGGTGACTTCAGGATGGTGTGTGGAGGAAGTGGGTGAATGTAAGGATGTAGAGATTTTGGCTGTGCTGACTGAGGTCGGGGCTTGGCTGGTCGCACTAGTGGTCGGCGTCATTGGTGGGGCTGTGTGGGTGGACCCTGTGGCCTTGAGCGTTGTCGGTGGAGGAACGGTACCTGTTGGCGTTGAGTGGATGGAGGCAGAAGTGGACATCTGTGCGTGGGTAGGGGTGATGACTGTGTGAGTACTTGGAGTCACCAAGGAGGTAGAGAAAGGTGGAACGTGAGTGGGAAGTGTGGTCTGAGGGTGTGATGGGGTTGGATAGGTCGTGGTGGTCTGGAAGGATGTCGCAGTCATAGTACCTGTGGAAGAGAAGGGACTGCTCCCTGTAGGTGGGGAGTGTGTGGTGAAGGGTGTGGGTAGCCTGCTGCTGGTGGCTGACATGGTGTGGGCCACAGGGGTGCCAGTTCCTGTACTGGTGGGATTGGGGGTGATGTTGGTGGTAGAAGTTGGGGTGACTTCAGGATGGTATGTGGAGGAAGTGTGTGAATGTAAGGATGTAGAGATTTTGGCCGAGCTGAATGAGCTCGGGGCTTGGCTGGTCCCACTGGTGGTCGGCGTCATCGGTGGGGCTGTGTGGGTGGACCCTGTGGCCTTGAGCGTTGTCGGTGGAGGAGTGGTGCCTGTTGGCGTTGAGTGGATGGAGGCAGAAGCGGACATCTGTGCGTGGGTAGGGGTGATGACTGTGTGAGTACTTGGAGTcaccaaggaggtggagaaagTTGGAACGTGAGTCGGAAGTGTGGTCTGAGGGTGTGATGGGGTTGGATAGGTCGTGGTGGTCTGGAAGGATGTTGCAGTCATAGTACCTGTGGAAGAGAAGGGACTGCTCCCTGTAGGTGGGGAGTGTGTGGTGAAGGGTGTGGTTAGCCTGCTGCTGGTGGCTGAGGGTGTGTGGGCCACAGGGGTGCCGGTTCCTGTACTGGTGGGATTGGGGGTGCTGTTGGTGGTAGAAGTTGGGGTGACTTCAGGATGGTGAGTGGAGGAAGTGTGTGAATGTAGGGATGTAGAGGTTTTGGCTGTGCTGACTGAGCTCGGGGCTTGGCTGATCGCACTGGTGGTTGGCGTCATTGGTGGGGCTGTGTGGGTGGACCCTGTGGCCGTGAGCGTTGTCAGTGGAGGAACGGTACCTGTTGGCGTTGAGTGGATGGAGGCAGAAGTGGACATCTGTGCGTGGATAGGGGTGATGACTGTGTGAGTACTTGGAGTcaccaaggaggtggagaaagatGGAACGTGAGTGGGAAGTGTGGTCTGAGGGTGTGATGGGGTTGGATAGGTCGTGGTGGTCTGGAAGGATGTTGCAGTGACAGGACCTGTGTAAGAGATGGGACTGCTCCCTGTAGGTGGGGAGTGTGTGGTGAAGGGTGTGGGTAGCCTGCTGCTGGTGGCTGAGGTGGTGTGGGCCACAGGGGTGCCGGTTCCTGTACTGGTGGGATTGGGGGTGACGGTGGTAGAAGTTGGGGTGACTTCAGGATGGTGTGTGGAGGAAGTGTGTGAATGTAAGGAGGTAGAGGTTTTGGCTGTGCTGAATGAGCTTGGGGCTTGGCTGGTCCCACTGGTGGTCAGCGTCGTCGGTGGGGCTGTATGGGTGGACCCTGTGGCCTTGAGTGTTGTCGGTGGAGGAACGGTGCCTGTTGGCGTTGAGTGGATGGAGGCAGAAGTGGACATCTGTGCATGGGTAGGGGTGATGACTGTGTGAGTAGTTGGAGTcaccaaggaggtggagaaaggTGGAAGGTGAGTGGGAAGTGTGGTCTGAAGGTGTGATGGGGTTGGATAGGTCGTGGTGGTCTGGAAGGATGTTGCAGTGACAGGACCTGAGGAAGAGATGGGACTGCTCCCTGTAGGTGGAGAGTGTGTGGTGAAGGGTGTGGGTAGCCTGCTGCTGGTGGCTGAGGTGGTGTGGGCCACAGGGATGCCGGTTCCTGTACTGGTGGGATTGGGGGTGACGGTGGTAGAAGTTGGGGTGACTTCAGGATGGTGTGTGGAGGAAGTGTGTGAATGTAAGGATGTAGAGGTTTTGGCTGTGCTGAATGAGCTCGGGGCTTGGCTGGTCCCACTGGTGGTCAGTGTCATTGCTGGGGCTGTGTGGGTGGACCCTGTGGCCTTGAGCGTTGTTGGTGGAGGAACGGTGCCTGTTGGTGTTGAGTGGATGGGGGCAGAAGTGGACATCTGTGCGTGGGTAGGGGTGATGACTGTGTGAGTAGTTGGAGTCACCAAGGAGGTAGAGAAATTTGGAACGTGAGTGGGAAGTGTGGTCTGAAGGTGTGATGGGGTTGGATAGGTCGTGGTGGTCTGGAAGGATGTTGCAGTGAAAGGACCTGTGTAAGAGATGGGACTGCTCCGTGTAGGTGGGGAGTGTGTGGTGAAGGTTGTGGGTAGCCTGTTGCTGGTGGCCGAGGTGGTGTGGGCCACAGGGGTTCTGGTGGATGTACTGGTGGGTTTGGGGGTGATGTTGGTGATGAAAGTTGGGGTGACTTCAGGATGGCGTGTGGAGGAAGTGTGTGAATGTAGGGATGTAGAGGTTTTGGCTGTGCTGACTGAGCTCAGGGCTTGGCTGGTCCCACTGGTGGTCGGCGTCATTGGTGGGGCTGTGTGGGTGGGTCCTGTGGCCTTGAGTGTTGTCGGTGGAGGAACAGTGCCTGTTGGCGTTGAGTGGATGGAGGCAGAAGTGGACATCTGTGCGTGGGTAGGGGTGATGACTGTGTGAGTACTTGGAGTcaccaaggaggtggagaaaggTGGAAGGTGAGTGGGAAGTGTGGTCTGAGGGTGTGATGGGGTTGGATAGGTAGTGGTGGTCTGGAAGGATGTTGCAGTCATAGGACCTGTGTAAGAGATGGGACTGCTCCCTGTAGGTGGGGAGTGTGTGGCGAAGGGTGTGGGTAGCCTGCTGCTGGTGGCTGATGTGGTGTGGGCCACAGGGGTGCCGGTTCCTGTACTGGTGGGATTGGGGGTGATGGTGGTAGAAGTTGGGGTGACTTCAGGATGGTGTGTGGAGGAAGTGTGTGAATGTAGGGATGTAGAGGTTTTGGCTGTGCTAAATGAGCTCCGGTCTTGGCTAGTCCCGCTGGTGGTCGGCGTCATTGGTGGGGCTGTGTGGGTGGACCCTGTGGCCTTGAGAGTTGTCGGTGGAGGAATGGTGCCTGTTGGCGTTGAGTGGATGGAGGCAGAAGTGGACATCTGTGCGTGGCTAGTAGTGATGACTGTGTGAGTACTTGGAGTcaccaaggaggtggagaaagatGGAACGTGAGTGGGAAGTGTGGTCTGAGGGTGTGATTGGGTTGGATACGTAGTGGTGGTGTGGAAGGACGTTGCAGTCATAGGACCTATGGAAGAGAAGGGACTGCTCCCTGTAGGTGGGGAGTGTGTGGTAAAGGATGTGGGTAGCCTGCTGCTGGTGGCTGAGGTGGTGTGGGCCACAGGGGTGCCGGTTCCTGTactggtggggttgggggtgatGTTGGTGGTAGAAGTTGGGGTGACTTCAGGATGGTGTGTGGAGGAAGTGTGTGAATGTAAGGATGTAGAGGTTTTGGCCGTGCTGAATGAGCTCGGGGCTTGGCTGGTCCCACTGGTGGTTGGCGTCATCGGTGGGGCTGTGTGGGTGGACCCTGTGGCCTTGAGCGTTGTCGGTGGAGGAATGGTGCCTGTTGGCGTTGAGTGGATGGAGCCAGAAGTGGACATCTGTGCGTGGGTAGGAGTGATGACTGTGTGAGTAGTTGGAGTcaccaaggaggtggagaaaggTGGAATGTGAGTGAGAAGTGTGGTCTGAAGGTGTGATGGGGTTGGATAGGTCGTGGTGGTCTGGAAGGATGTTGCAGTGACAGGACCTGTGGAAGAGATGGGACTGCTCCCTGTAGGTGGGGAGTGTGTGGTGAAGGGTGTGGGTAGCCTGCTGCTGGTGGCCGAGGTGGTGTGGGCCACAGGGGTTCTGGTGGCTGTactggtggggttgggggtgatggtggtggtggtagttggGGTGACTTCAGGATGGTGTGTGGAGGAAGTATGTGAATGTAAGGATGTAGAGGTTTTGGCTGTGCTGACTGAGCTCGGGGCTTGGCTCGTCCCGGTGGTGGTCGGCGTCATTGGTGGGGCTGTGTGGGTGGACCCTGTGGCCTTGAGCGTTGTCGGTGGAGGAACGGTACCTGTTGGCGTTGAGTGGTTGGAGGCAGAAGTGGACATCTGTGCGTGGGTAGGAGTGATGACTGTGTGAGTACTTGGAGTcaccaaggaggtggagaaaggTGGAACGTGAGTGGGAAGTGTGGTCTGAAGGTGTGATGGGGTTGGATAGGTAGTGGTGGTCTGGAAGGATGTTGCAGTCATAGGACCTGTGTAAGAGATGGGACTGCTCCCTGTAGGTGAGGAGTGTGTGGCGAAGGGTGTGGGTAGCCTGCTGCTGGTGGCTGACGTGGTATGGGCCACAGGGGTGCCGGTTCCTGTACTGGTGGGATTGGGGGTGATGGTGGTAGAAGTTGGGGTGACTTCAGGATGGCGTGTGGAGGAAGTGTGTGAATGTAGGGATGTAGAGGTTTTGGCTGTGCTAAATGAGCTCAGGGCTTGGCTGGTCCCACTGGTGGTCGGCGTCATTGGTGGGACTGTGTGGGTGGACCCTGTGGCCTTGAGCGTTGTCGGTGGAGGAGTGGTGCCTGTTGGCGTTGAGTGGATGGAGGCAGAAGTGGACATCTGTGCGTGGGTAGGGGTGATGACTGTGTGAGTACTTGGAGTcaccaaggaggtggagaaaggTGGAACGTGAGTGGGAAGTGTGGTCTGAAGGTGTGATGGGGTTGGATAGGTAGTGGTAGTCTGGAAGGATGTTGCAGTGACAGGACCTGTGGAAGAGATGGGACTGCTCCCTGTAGGTGGGGAGTGTGTGGTGACGGGTGTGGGTAGCCTGCTGCTGGTGGCCGAGGTGGTGTGGGCCACAGGGGTTCTGGTGCCTGTactggtggggttgggggtgatggtggtggtggaagtTGGGGTGACTTCAGGATGGTGTGTGGAGGAAGTATGTGAATGTAAGGATGTAGAGGTTTTGGCTGTGCTGACTGAGCTCGGGGCTTGGCTCGTCCCGGTGGTGGTCGGCGTCATTGGTGGGGCTGTGTGGGTGGACCCTGTGGCCTTGAGCGTTGTTGGTGGAGGAACGGTACCTGTTGGCGTTGAGTGGATGGAGGCAGAAGTGGACATCTCTGCGTGGGTAGGGGTGATGACTGTGTGAGTAGTTGGAGTCACTAAGGAGGTGGAGAAAGATGGAACGTGAGTGGGAAGTGTGGTCTGAAGGTGTGATGGGGTTAGATAGGTCGTGTTGGTCTGGAAGGATGTTGCAGTGACAGGAGCTGTGGAAGAGATGGGACTGCTCCCTGTTGGTGGGGAGTGTGTGGTGAAGGGTGTGGGTAGCCTGCTGCTGGTGGCCGAGGTGGTGTGGGCCACAGGGGTTCTGGTGGCTGTACTGGTGGGTTTGGGGGTGATGTTGGTGGTAGAAGTTGGGGTGACTTCAGGATGGTGTGTGGAGGAAGTGGGTGAATGTAGGGATGTAGAGGTTTTGGCTGTGCTGAATGAGCTTGGGGCTTGGCTGGTCCCACTGTTGGTCGGCGTCATCGGTCGGGCTGTGTGGGTGGACCCTGTGGCCTTGAGCGTTGTCGGTGGAGGAGTGGTGCCTGTTGGCGTTGAGTGGATGGAGGCAGAAGTGGACATCTGTGCATGGGTAGGGGTGATGACTGTGTGAGTAGTTGGAGTcaccaaggaggtggagaaaggTGGAATGTGAGTGGGAAGTGTGGTCTGAAGGTGTGATGGGGTTGGATAGGTCGTGGTGGTCTGGAAGGATGTTGCAGTGACAGGACCTGACGAAGAGATGGGACTGCTCCCTGTAGGTGGAGAGTGTGTGGTGAAGGGTGTGGGTAGCCTGCTGCTGGTGGCCGAGGTGTGGGCCACAGGGGTGCCGGTTCCTGTACTGGTGGGATTGGGGGTGACGGTGGTAGAAGTTGGGGTGACTTCAGGATGGTGTGTGGAGGAAGTGTGTGAATGTAAGGAGGTAGAGGTTTTGGCTGTGCTGAATGAGCTCGGGGCTTGGCTGGTCCCACTGGTGGTCAGCGTCGTTGCTGGGGCTGTGTGGGTGGACCCTGTGGCCTTGAGCGTTGTCGGTGGAGGAGTGGTGCCTGTTGGCGTTGAGTGGATGGAGGCAGAAGCGGACATCTGTGCGTGGCTACGGGTGATGACTGTGTGAGTAGTTGGGGTcaccaaggaggtggagaaaggTGGAATGTGAGTGGGAAGTGTGGTCTGAAGGTGTGATGGGGTTGGATAGGTCGTGGTGGTCTGGAAGGATGTTGCAGTGAAAGGACCTGTGTAAGAGATGGGACTGCTCCGTGTAGGTGGGGAGTGTGTATTGAAGGGTGTGGGTAGCCTGCTGCTGGTGGCCGAGGTGGTGTGGGCCACAGGGGTTCTGGTGGGTGTACTGGTGGGTTTGGGGGTGATGGTGATGGAAGTTGGGGTGACTTCAGGATGGCGTGTGGAGGAAGTGTGTGAATGTAGGGATGTAGAGGTTTTGGCTGTGCTGACTGAGCTCAGGGCTTGGCTGGTCCCACTGGTGGTCGGCGTCATTGGTGGGGCTGTGTGGGTGGGCCCTGTGGCCTTGAGCGTTGTCGGTGGAGGAACGGTACCTGTTGGCGTTGAGTGGATGGAGGCAGAAGTGGACATCTGTGCGTGGGTAGGAGTGATGACTGTGTGAGTACTTAGAGTCACCgaggaggtggagaaagatgGAAGGTGAGTGGGAAGTGTGGTCTGAGGGTGTGATGGGGTTGGATAGGTAGTGGTGGTCTGGAAGGATGTTGCAGTCATAGGACCTGTGTAAGAGATGGGACTGCTCCCTGTAGGTGAGGAGTGTGTGGCGAAGGGTGTGGGTAGCCTGCTGCTGGTGGCTGACGTGCTGTGGGCCACAGGGGTGCCGGTTCCTGTactggtggggttgggggtgatggtggtggtggaagtTGGGGTGACTTCAGGATGGTGTGTGGAGGAAGTGTGTGAATGTAAGGATGTAGAGGTTTTGGCTGTGCTGACTGAGCTCGGGGCTTGGCTCGTCCCGGTGGTGGTCGGCGTCATTGGTGGGGCTGTGTGGGTGGACCCTGTGGCCTTGAGCGTTGTTGGTGGAGGAACGGTACCTGTTGGCGTTAAGTGGTTGGAGGCAGAAGTGGATATCTGTGCGTGGCTAGGGGTGATGACTGTGTGAGTAGTTGGAGTcaccaaggaggtggagaaagatGGAACGTGAGTGGGAAGTGTGGTCTGAAGGTGTGATGGGGTTAGATAGGTCGTGTTGGTCTGGAAGGATGTTGCAGTGACAGGACCTGTGTAAGAGATGGGACTGCTCCCTgtaggtggggtgtgtgtggcgAAGGGTGTGGGTAGCCTGCTGCTGGTGGCTGACGTGGTGTGGGCCACAGGGGTGCCGGTTCCTGTACTGGTGGGATTGGGGGTGATGGTGGTAGAAGTTGGGGTGACTTCAGGATGGTGTGTGGAGGAAGTGTGTGAATGTAGGGATGTAGAGGTTTTGGCTGTGCTAAATGAGCTCTGGGCTTGGCTAGTCCCGCTGGTGGTCGGCGTCATTGGTGGGGCTGTGTGGGTGGACCCTGTGGCCTTGAGAGTTGTCGGTGGAGGAACGGTGCCTGTTGGCATTGAGTGGATGGAGGCAGAAGTGGACATCTGTGTGTGGCTAGTAGTGATGACTGTGTGAGTACTTGGAGTcaccaaggaggtggagaaagatGGAACGTGAGTGGGAAGTGTGGTCTGAGGGTGTGATTGGGTTGGATACGTAATGGTGGTGTGGAAGGACGTTGCAGTCATAGGACCTTTGGAAGAGAAGGGACTGCTCCCTGTAGGTGGGGAGTGTGTGTTGAAGGGTGTGGGTAGCCTGCTGCTGGTGGCCGAGGTGGTGTGGGCCACAGGGGTTCTGGTGGCTGTactggtggggttgggggtgatGTTGGTGGTGGAAGTTGGGGTGACTTCAGGATGATGTGTGGAGGAAGTGTGTGAATGTAAGGAGGTAGAGGTTTTGGCTGTGCTGACTGAGCTCGGGGCTTGGCTGGTCCCACTGGTGGTCGGCGTCATTGGTGGGGCTGTATGGGTGGATGCTGTGGCCTTGAGCGTTGTCGGTGGAGGAATGGTACCTGTTGGCGTTGAGTGGGTGGAAGCAGAAGTGGACATCTGTGCGTGGCTAGGGGTGATGACTGTGTGAGTAGTTGGAGTcaccaaggaggtggagaaagatGGAACGTGAGTGGGAAGTGTGGTCTGAAGGTGTGATGGGGTTGGATAGGTCGTGGTGGTCTGGAAGGATGTTGCAGTGACAGGACCTGTGGAAGAGATGGGACTGCTCCCTGTAGGTGGGGAGTGTGTGGTGACGGGTGTGGGTAGCCTGCTGCTGGTGGCCGTGGTGGTGTGGGCCACAGGGGTTCTGGTGGCTGTACTGGTGGGTTTGGGGGTGATGTTGGTGGTAGAAGTTGGGGTGACTTCAGGATGGCGTGTGGAGGAAGTGTGTGAATGTAGGGATGTAGAGGTTTTGGCTGTGCTGACTGAACTCGGGGCTTGGCTGGTCCCACTGGTGGTCTGCGTCATTGGTGGGGCTGTGTGGGTGGACCCTGTGGCCGTGAGCGTTGTCGGTGGAGGAACGGTGCCTGTTGGCGTTGAGTGGATGGAGGCAGAAGTGGATATCTGTGCGTGGGTAGGAGTGATGACTGTGTGAGTACTTGGAGTcaccaaggaggtggagaaaggTGGAAGGTGAGTGGGAAGTGTGGTCTGAGGGTGTGATGGGGTTGGATAGGTCATGGTAGTCTGGAAGGATGTTGCAGTCATAGGACTTGTGGAAGAGAAAGGACTGCTCCCTGTAGGTGAGGAGTGTGTGGCGAAGGGTGTGGGTAGCCTGCTGCTGGTGGCTGACGTGGTGTGGGCCATAGGGGTGCCGGTTCCTGTACTGGTGGGATTGGGGGTGATGGTTGTAGAAGTTGGGGTGATTTCAGGATGGTGTGTGAAGGAAGTGTGTGAATGTAAGGATGTAGAGGTTTTGGCTGTTGTAAATGAGCTAAGGGCTTGGCTAGTCCCGCTGGTGGTCGGCGTCATTGGTGGGGCTGTGTGGGTGGACCCTGTGGCCTTGAGAGTTGTCGGTGGAGGAACGGTGCCTGTTGGCATTGAGTGGATGGAGGCAGAAGTGGACATCTGTGTGTGGCTAGTAGTGATGACTGTGTGAGTACTTGGAGTcaccaaggaggtggagaaaggTGGAACATGAGTGGGAAGTGTGGTCTGAGGGTATGATGGTGTTGGATAGGTAGTTGTGGTCTGGAAGGATGTTGCTGTCATAGGACCTGTGGAAGAGAGAGGACCGGTTTCCGTAGTTGGGGAGTGTGTGGTGAAGCGTGTGGGTGGCCTGCTGCTGGTGGCTGAGGTGGTGTTGGCCACAGGGGTGTTCGTTCCTGTACTGGTGGGCTTGGGAGTATTGGTGGTGGTAGAAGTTGGGGTGATTTCTGGATGATGTGTGGAGGAAGCGTGTGAGTGGAGCGATGTCAAGGTTTTGGCTGTGCTGAGGGAGTTGTGGGCTTGGCTGGTCCCACTGGTGGTCCCCGTCATTGGTGGGGCTGTGTGGGTGGACCCTGTGGCCTTGATCGTTGTTGATGAAGGAACGGTGCCTGTTGGCGTTGAGGGGATGGAAGTGGATGTAGACATCTGTGCGTGGGTAGGGGTGATGACTGTGTGAGTACTTAGAGTCACCAGCGAGGTGGAGAAAGGTGGAATGTGAGTGGGAAGTGTGGTCTGAGGGTGTGATGGGGTTGGATGGGTAGTGGTGGTCTGGAAGGATGTTGCAGTCATAGGACCTGTGGAAGAGACGTGAGTGCTCCCTGTAGGTGGAGAGTGTGTGGTGAAGGTTGTGGGTAGCGTGTTGCTGGTGGCCGAAGTGGTATGGGCCACAGGGGTGCTGGTTCCTGCACTAGTGGACTTGGGAGTAATGTTGGTGGTAGAAGTTGGTGTGGTTTCAGGATGGTGTGTGGAGGAAGCATGTGAGTGGAGAGATGTAGAGGTTTTGGCTGTGCTGAATGAGTTGTGAGCTTTGCTTGTGTGAATAATGGTCCCCGTCATTGGTGGGCTTGTGTGTGTTGACCCTGTGGCCGTGCGCGTTGTCAGTGGAGGAACGGTGCCTGTTGGCGTTGAGTGGATGGAGGCAGAAGTGGACATTTGTGCGTGGGTAGGAGTGATGACTGTGTGAGTACTTGGAGTCACTGATGAGGTGGAGAAAGGTGGAACATGAGTGGGAAGTGTGGTTTGAGGGTGTGATGGGGTTGGATAGGTCATGGTGGTCTTGATGTATGTTGCAGTCATAGGACCTGTGGAAGTGATGGGACTGTTCCCTGTAGGTGGGGAGTGTGTGCTGAAGGGTGTGGGTGCGCTTCTGCTGGTGGCCAAGGTGGTGTGGGTCACAGGGGTGCTGGTGTCTGTACTGGTGGACTTGGGAGTAATCGTGGTGGTAGAAGTTGGGGTGACTTCTGGATGGTGTGTGGAGGAAGCATGTGAGTGGAGGGATGTAGAGGTTTTGGCTGTGCTGAAGGAGCTTTGGGCTTGGCTGGTCCTATTGGTGGTTGCTGTCATTGGTGGGACTGTGTGGGTGGACCTTGTGGCCTTGACTGTTGTTTGTGGAGGAATGGTGCCTGTTGGCGTTGAATGCATATAGGTGGAGGTGGACATCTGTGCGTGGGTAGGGATGATGACTGGGTGAGTACTTGGGTTcaccaaggaggtggagaaaggTGGAACGTGAGTGGGAAGTGTAGTCTGAAGGTGTGATGGGGTTGGATGGGTAGTGGTGGTCTTGAAGGATGTTGTAGTCATAGGACCTGTGGAAGAGCTGGGTCTGCTCCCCGAAGGTGAATGTGTGGTGAAGGATGTGTGTGGCTCACTGATGGTGACCGAGGTGGTGTGGGCCACAGAGGTGCTGGTTCCTGCACTAGTGAACTTGGGAGTAATGTTGGTGGTAGAAGTTGGTGCGGTTTCCGGATGGTGTGTGGAGGAAGCATGTGAGAGGACGGATGTAGAGGTTTTGGCTGTGCTGAATGAGCTGTGGGCTTCGGTGGTCTGAATGGTGGTCCCTGTCATCGGTGAGGCTGTGTGTGTGGACCCTGTGGCCGTGAGCGTTGTCAGTGGAGGAATGGTACCTGTTGGCATTGAGTGGATCGCGGCAGAAGTGGACATCTGTGCGTGGGTAGGGGTGATGACTGTGTGAGTACTTGGAGTCACTGACGAGCTGGAGAAAGGTGGAACGTGAGTGGGAAGTGTGGTCTGAGGGTGTGATGGGGTTGGATAGGTAGTGGTGGTCTGGAAGGGTGTTGGAGTCATAGGACCTATGGAAGAGAGGGGACTACTCTCTGTAGCTGGGGAGTGTGTGGTGAAGGGTGGCCTGCTGCTGGTGGCTGAGGTGGTGTGGGCCGCAGGGGTTCCGGTGCCTGTACTAGTGGGGTTGGGAGTAATGGTGGTGGTAGAAGTTGTGGTGATTTCTGGATGATGTGTGGAGGAAGCATGTGAGAGGAGGGATGTAGAGGTTTTGGCTGTGCTGAAGGAGCTGTGGACTTGGCTGGTCCCACTGGTGGTCACTGTCATCGGTGGGGCTGTGTGGGTGGACCCTGTGGCCATGAGCGTTGTCGGTGGAGGAATGGTGCCTGTTGACATTGAGTGGATGGAGGCAGAAGTGGACATCTGTGGGTGGGTAGGGGTGATGACTGTGTGAGTACTTGGAGTCACCGACGAGGTGGAGAAAGGTGGAACGTGAGTGGGAAGAGTGGTCTGAGGGTGTGATGGGGTTGGATAGGTCGTGGTGGTCTGGAAGGATGTTGCAGTCATAGGACCTGTGGAAGCGACAGGACTCCCCTTCGTAGGtggggagtgtgtggtgtgtggggtttGGGGCGTTGTGTATTCAGTAGTCGTTCTTGTATGAGTCGTCTCTGTGGCTGTGGGCCTCGTGGGTTGTCCTGGCTGTGGGGTGGTTGGGCCTGTGGTGCTTGCTGGGGTTGGACGTGGGCCTGTCGTCTGGGTGGCCGTTGTTCCTGGCAGTTCCTGGTTGGTCGATTTTGCTGTGGGAATTGGTGAAGTTGTCAtcgttattgtttttgtttctctatgcTGACCTCCACTGGCCCGTTCTTTTGTCTGTGTCACCTTTTTcttgcctgtgtgtgtctctggtCCTGTGATGTGGCCCCTGctgggcactccagcctgccccAGTGTCTCCATCTTACCTGGACCTGCTCCGCATCCTGCCCTGAGCTGAGTGCTGACT is a window encoding:
- the LOC129048549 gene encoding mucin-6-like — its product is MTLTTRSSPISSSGPVTATSFQTTTTYPTPSHLQTTLPTHLPPFSTSLVTPTTHTVITPTHAQMSTSASIHSTPTGTVPPPTTLKATGSTHTAPPTTLTTSGTSQAPSSFSTAKTSTSLHSHTSSTHHPEVTPTSTTVTPNPTSTGTGTPVAHTTSATSSRLPTPFTTHSPPTGSSPISYTGPVTATSFQTTTTYPTPSHPQTTLPTHVPSFSTSLVTPSTHTVITPIHAQMSTSASIHSTPTGTVPPLTTLTATGSTHTAPPMTPTTSAISQAPSSVSTAKTSTSLHSHTSSTHHPEVTPTSTTNSTPNPTSTGTGTPVAHTPSATSSRLTTPFTTHSPPTGSSPFSSTGTMTATSFQTTTTYPTPSHPQTTLPTHVPTFSTSLVTPSTHTVITPTHAQMSASASIHSTPTGTTPPPTTLKATGSTHTAPPMTPTTSGTSQAPSSFSSAKISTSLHSHTSSTYHPEVTPTSTTNITPNPTSTGTGTPVAHTMSATSSRLPTPFTTHSPPTGSSPFSSTGTMTATSFQTTTTYPTPSHPQTTLPTHVPPFSTSLVTPSTHTVITPTHAQMSTSASIHSTPTGTVPPPTTLKATGSTHTAPPMTPTTSATSQAPTSVSTAKISTSLHSPTSSTHHPEVTPTSTTNIIPKPTSTATRTPVAHTTSATSSRLPTPFTTHSPPTGSSPISSTGPVTATSFQTTTTYPTPSHLQTTLPTHIPSFFTSLVTPTTHTVITRSHAQMSTSASTHSTPTGTIPPPTTLKATASTHTAPPMTQTTSGTSQAPSSFSTAKTSTSLHSHTSSTHHPEVTPTSTTTITTHPTSTGTGTPVAHTTLATSSRLPTPFTTHSPPTGSSPISYTGPVTATSFQTTPTYPTLSHPQTTLPTHLPPFSTSLVTPSTHTVITRTHAQMSTSASIHSTPTGTVPPPTTLKATGSTHTAPPMTPTTSGTSQTHSSFNTAMASSSFISSSSWLPQNSSSRPPSSPITTQLPHLSSATTPVSTTNQLSSSFSPSPSAPSSVSSYVPSSHSSPQTSSSSAGTSSSVVSAPVHSTTLSSGSHSSLFTHPTTASVSASPLFPSSPAASTTIRATLPHTISSPFTLSALLPISTLTVSPTPSSHLASSTTAFPSTPRTTASTHTALAFSSQSTTSRSTSLTTRVPTSDSFVSLTSEVTGIPSSPVTNLTTRHPGPTSSPTTRFLTSSLTAHGSTPASAPVSSLGTPTPTSPGVCSVREQQEEITFKGCMANVTVTRCEGACISAASFNIITQQVDARCSCCRPLHSYEQQLELPCPDPSTPGQRLILTLQVFSHCVCSSVACGD